The genomic stretch GTAGTCAAGAGCCCTCCATGAATATCAAAGACTCTCTTCTCACTTGGGAAGTTCCAGGGATGCAGAGGTTATCTCTCAGGAACCAAGGACAAAGACAAGATACATTTATTATGCAGGCCATTCCCCAAATAATTATAAGTTGAAGACAACAGAGGCCAGGAACTGTCTCCTGCTCGCCTCAGAGATAAATGCCTTTGCCCATGGAGAGGGTGCATGCCCCcaggagaggaagtgagaggaGTGACCAAGGCCCTTCCATGGCTGCCATACTGGACGCCCAGGAGGGAGCAGTTCATGCtggaagagaagacagaagcATGTTGGCCCTTGAAGTCAgacctcccagccctgcctcagggacaCAAGCCCTGCCAGTGCTGGGAGATCCTGCAGCCGCCCAAGGAGGGGGTAGAGCCCAGAGAGCTCATGCAGGCCAGGGGACTTCGGGGACCCGTTGGCAGACGCTGCCAGGAACACTCCACTTGGGAGGGGGGCAGTAGGTAAGGCCATGGGAGGCTGACAGTGTCCTCTTGTCCCCTCAATTAGAAATGATTCGCTCGGCCACGCCATTCCCCCTGGTCAGCCTCTTCTTCATGTTCATTGGGTTTATCCTGAGCAACATTGGACACATCCGTCCGCACAGGACAATACTCGCCTTTGTCTCCGGcatctttttcattctctcaGGTAAGTTGTACTGTCTGCTTTCGCGCCCTCTCAGCTCTCAACATGTGACTCCTCCACGCTCTGCTCTGTCTGGGAAGTGTGGTCACAGCTGTGGGTCCAGCCCTGGCGCCGGAGCAGCGAGTCAGAGCCCCAGGCGGAACTGAGTCAGAGCGAGGGAGGCTCTGATGGCCTCGATTCCACCCAGGACCCCTGGAGAGGAGAGACCTGACAGGCTCTCCGGgggtagagctgggatttcaacCCGGGACTCTCTCCTcatccccaaccccccaccccccactcttcCACCAATAATGAGCATTCTTATTTTTGAAGGggctgtttcttcctgattttgcATGAAAGGTAAATACAGTCTGCCTTTGGAATCGTGGCCCCTTCACTCTCAGCCCTCGGCTATCGTCAGGAGATTCCTAGTGTCCCCTTCACTTTCCAGTCACACCCATACCTCGCTCCCTTAAACATGGATCTGTCTTCCTGGAGGTTGTCTGtttgccattcattcattcattcattcattcattcatgatatCTACCAGGCCTTATTCTGGGTGCCGGTGTCACTGCCCACAAAAAGGTCAGCAGAGTGGGAGGTGTAAACAAGCAAATATGAACATAGCAGGACACGCAAGGACTGCTATGGGGGCCGAAGGCAGTGATGAAACTCAGACCAGGGTTGGTCAGGGAAGACTACCAGAAGGGGAGCTGAAGGATGCGTAGGAATTAGGTAAAGGAgtgaggttgggggtggggatggaaagggagcctggaggacagagagaggatGAAGCATTGGGGAGTTCGTTGCTCAGTGTGGCGGGAGTGTAAGGTGGGATGTGGCGGGAGGGGAGACGGGAAGGCATCTGAGGATACCTTACGGATTTTGGACATTGTGAGAAACCTCAGAAGGATTTTGAGCTGAGGGATGACAATATGACCATATTTGGGGATTTTAGAATGACCTCTGGGGAATGGAAGGATGGAAGcaagacagagcagagagagcaggCGAGGGACGATTGCAGTAGCACAGGAGAGGTGATGGTGGCCCATGCTGTAAGGATGTtaggagagaagagagatgagAGGATTCAGGTGACATTGGGGGATAAACTCAACAGGGCAAGGACTAGGCTTTCAAGGGAAGAGGCAAGGATGGTGCCAAGTTCTTGCTTGGGCAGTGGGTGGATGACGCATCTATGGTTGATCTAGAGACCATAGGAGAAGCAGCAGATTTAGGCCAAGTTCATGAGTTTATTGTGGGAAATGCTGAGTTTGAGGTGTCCGTGTAGCAACTAGGGGGAGGTGTCCCAAAGGCTGCTAGAGGTCAGAGGCTCACGGTAGGGCCCTGGACCCAAAATAGAGATTAGGAGCTACCCGCTTAAGGAGTAGGAGAGGGAACCATGGGTAGGGATGAGGTTAGTCACGGGGAGTGTGCAGAGTGAGAAGGCAAGAGAATATGCGAAATAAAGATAGTCTCTTTCTCCCCTTAAGGGGACCTGTGCATTTTCACGAGGGACCTTTGCTTTTGGAGATAGTACTTCAGACAGAAGAGTGACCCCCAGGGCATGTATTTTCAGTGCCCCGGAGCCCTGGACTCATTGACAAGGGAGGGCTTAGGGAGGAGATGCTCAGATGGAAGATGGTAGGTGGATGGCttgaatgatggatggatggatggatggatggatggatggatggatggatggatagatggatagatgggagggggaggggaagggaggggaggggagtaaaaaTAGCTCTTGGGCACCAGGTATTCTGGTTGCCACCTGATTCCCAAGCCAGTTTAGTTccttttctcaacattttcttatTAGTATAGCtcgcccctcccttcctccctcccttccttcctttcttacttccatctttccttccttccttccttccttccttccttccttccttccttccttcttccctctatttcttccttcttccctccctcccttccttccttcttacttctttctttccttctttctccttccatcctttcttcccttcatctgtccatctttttttCAACTGACCCAACCCTCTTCCATCTACCCTTCCATCCATCactccaacaaatatttattgagcacctgcagCGTCCTTGGCCTGCCTTCTGCATAGTGATATTTCCACCTAGTCCAAGAGATGCAGACTCAGGGGTTAAACGTTTCCTTTATCTTTCTGTGAATTTCACAAGAGTCAAGGCCTCATGGTAGCTTCCAGGCACCTGAGCTTTTTCAGCAGTGGGCAACAGGGTCGGAAATCTCAGAATGAATGGGGCCACGCGATGTTGTTTTAATGATAACAATAGAGAAGCTTCCCTTGGGCCAGCCACGATTCCAGCATGAGTTAAGCAGCAAGGAAGGCTCGAATCACAGCTCTTTTCCTTTAACGTTCCTCCTTCAAGATGCCCTAGTTTAATCATGTGAGTGGAATTAAGCCTGAACAGCTCAAAACAGAGTAATTAATTATGTCCTGACTCAATGACAGTAACTGAGCCGGTGCCTGAGGCAGTCACTTGAACGGCTGAGCAGGAGTTGGGGCCCCACTGGCCTCTTGATATATCGCTTGCCAGAACCTGGACGAACTCGCTCTACCCCTCCCGCTCAGGATCTCAGTATGCCACGGCCCTGGCAGGGGCGCTGCGAAGACCATGGGCCGCTTAATCTCCACAAGCATGTTAGGGAGATAGGGACCGGAGGCCCTGGCTGCCTCCGCCAAGGGAGCCTGCCTTGGTCCTCAGTTTAGCAAAAGCCACTTGCTCGCTCAGTGGTTTGCACCCTTAGCTCACATTAAGACAGTGCCAGGGCGCCTGCCCAGGCCAAGTGACCCCGAATGTCTGGGGACGGGGCTCAGGCAAGAATGTCTGACAGGTGATCCTCATGGGTGGGCAGGGGGGGGGTGACAGCCACGGGGTTCCATGGCTCAGAAGGTGGCCGGACAGGGAGCTCTCTTCCCCGCAATGATCTGCTTTCTAGGAGGTAATGGTCTAAACGAGGGCTTTAGGAGAAGAGCTCCTGCTCTCCTTCGGGCCCAAAGTGAGAGCGCTGTTACCACAAGGTGGGTGGCTTTCTTCCCAAACCCCAAGGGGAGGTGGGTGCCCATCCGCAAACCCCCAGGGCCTCTTCACGGAGCACCCCCGCCTTGCCGCAGGCCTCTCTCTGGTCGTGGGCCTGGTTCTCTACATCTCCAGCATCAACGATGAGCTGCTCAACAGGACCAAGGACGCGGAGACCTATTTCAACTACAAGTACGGATGGTCCTTTGCCTTCGCTGCCATCTCTTTCCTTTTGACGGAGGTAaatctcctcccccagcccccagccccccatcccctaaggctgggtgggggcggggcatgCCCAGGCTGAGCGGGGAGCCGGGAGACCCTCGACAGGCACCCCGGCCCCAGCCACTCTGCTGCCCTTCGTCCTCCCCAGACTGTGTCACTCTCGCCCCTTCCCCGCCCGCTCCTCCAGGCCCTCCCCGCTCTGTCCCCGCGTCCACTTCCCTCTGCTCCCGTGGCTCTGTGCAGACCCCAGCCCCAGCGGGGGAGCCGGGGCCCAGCAGTGAgcgcccctctgctcccccccccctcaccccccgcaGAGCGCTGGGGTGATGTCCGTATACCTGTTCATGAAGCGGTACACCGCCGAGGACCTGTACCGGCCCCACCCCGGCTTCTACCGGCCGCGCCTGAGCAATTGCTCCGACTACTCTGGCCAGTTCCTACATCCGGACGCCTGGGTCCGGGGCCGCAGCCCCTCCGACATCTCCAGTGACGCCTCCCTGCAGATGAACAGCAATTACCCGGCCTTGCTCAAGTGCCCCGACTACGACCAGAtgtcctcttccccctgctgAGCCTCGCCGCCTTCCTCCACCGACCGTGGACAGCCAGATAGCCCTTCCCGCGCTCCCCTGATGGCCTGCGAGCCCCAGCCCCTTGGCTGACAGGCCCAGGCTGCCCCCACGCTTCGTTGTTGTCCCGTGAGCCACGTTGTCTCCACAGCTTCCCCAGAGTAGCTCTAGCTGCCCCAGGGTGGGTGTCCGGAGCCTGGAGCCAGCGGGCACGCTGATTGGCTGAGAGCACGGACGTAGCCCCGCCTCGTGAGTGCCAATCATTCCTGCAGCTCACCCTTCTCCCGGGAGAGGTGGCTGGCTGTTCAGCGGTGTATGTGTCCCTAGGCGCCCAACTTCAcggccccaggcccaggcccagaccGGCTCTGAGAGGCCAAGTTCCTTACGCAGCCCCAGCTGGACTTGTGTGCCTACCGACCAGCCTGGCCCTCCTGTTCGTGATCTAGGCCATCAGGCCCAAAAGGTGACTGTCCTACGCAGGTCTGGAGGGTTCAGCGTTGCCAAGCAGTGCTCCTCGTGGCATCCTTTATCGTTTTTGGGTACCCACATCAGTCCGCACTGCACACCTTTctgtgctctgcccctccccctcttccccgcAGGCTGTGACTcttgcctcctctcctcccaccaggACTCAGCTGCTCTGGCCTTGGTCCCTAAGGGGCGGAGAGTGGGTCTGAGCCCAATCTGACAGTCACAAGAGGTGTTAATGGCTGATGCTGTCTTAATATGTGCAGCCCCGGAACATATTTCACAGGGGTCTCTCATGCCTTAACCCAAGAAGTGGCTCTGACAAGGAGAATTTCAGACTTTGGCTGGTCCAAGGTAGTATTATCAGGCACTGTTTCAGGCCCTGGGGATACTGTCCCTGCTCACGTGGGCAGTATTTCCAGTCCAAGGCTGGATAAGATAAAAATCTTATCGCATAGATACATGTCGATACCACCTGAGTAGAAAGCAGTTTTCAAAGAGGTTGCCTGGGATTTGGAGCTGGATTTGCTGACATTTGGTGCATTTTGAGTCGAAACAAGCCAGCCTTGGAATGATCCAGCTGCTCTCCTGAGGATGCCCATGAATATATGGGGGTTGTCATTTCATCCTAATACAGGGCAGTATCTGCTTCCTGGACTGGGGACATATGTAGGCAGCCAGATGCTTCCAGAAGATGAGGCGAGGTGATGCCCATTGTCCTAGTAGCGAACCAGAGCTGGGAGCTACCAAGCATCTTCCATGAAGTCCATGGGGGGCAGATGTGAGGGATTGGTGGAAGGCCCCCTGCAGGTGGGACCCCACAGTTCTCCAGACACCCTCTCAGTGTGTGCATCTCCAGTTTTGAGATCGTAGGTAGCAAAACAATGCCGGGCTCTCCATTGTGTGTTTTTGCCACGCCagcttttctctcttgctctctttaaGATAGCGTTCAGTTCCAGGTTCGCAGAGCCACTGTGGGCAACACATGGGCTCTGGAAGGCTGCACAGAAGACCACACATCCGTGTGCACGGACTTGGAAGGGACGGTCTCTTAGTCTTCTAGACCTGTCATAACAAAATGCtcaaacaacagacatttcttttctcACGGTTCCAGAGACCAGAAGTCAGAGTTAAGATGGCAGCAGATTCGCTCTCCTCTGaggcctctccttggcttgcagatggtgtCCATCTTCTCGACGTGTCCTCACACGGTCTTTTCTGTGCTTGTGTGCCCGCCCCTGGTGTCCCCATTCTCTCTCACCAGGACACCAGGCAGATTGGATGAGATCCCATCCTGAGAGCCTCATTCATCCCCtgtttaaaggccctgtctccatatatggtcacattctgaggttctggaggTGAGGCCTCAACAcaggacttggggggggggaggtgtgcaCACAATTCAGCAGGTACAAGCAGGTCACTTCGCAGCTGCATTATTCCACTTCCTTCACAGCACAGTAGAGGGGAAGATTAAAGAGCCGATTGTGGTCCCAGTTCAGCCACCCTCTGAGCATGGATCCTTGGCCAACCCCATATGCTCTGACGGGCTTGGCCCAAAGTATCCCcaagccgccccctcccccacacccgcCCCCAACTCTAGTGATTCAGCCTTGTGTAGAAAGTTCCAGATTGCCTCAAATGTGACTTTTCAATCCTTGCCTTGAAACCGATAGGGACCGTAAACCCAACCCAACCTCCCAGGCCAGTGGCACCTTGAAATGACTGCCGTACTCAGGTTACTGTTTACAGAATAAGACGGAAACCACGTTCTCCTCCGCAGCAAGGGAATTGGTTCGGGTACGTGCAGACCAGTAGGCAGCTTCTCCAAACTGGCTGGTGGTTTAGATGTGCTCTTCTCCCGTTTGGGTCAATGTAATTACCCTCCTCAAATGCACTTTTCTGTCCCTTACGCTCCCTTTCTCTGTCACCGTGCcaggcttgtgtgtgtgcacatggaaAAAATAGAACCCACTTCTAAACACGAGTTGATCGTTGCGTGTGACATCATTAGGACAAGCCTTTATTGGCCTGGTCGCTGGGCTGCTAAGTGAAGCACCTCGTGCTTGGGAAGGTGCAGTTTATGCTTATCTCAGGGACAGGTTCTGGGTCATTGTCTTCCCTCATGCGGGACGGCGGGACAGATCAATCCTTGCACAACTATTACAGCTCCCTTTCCGTCTATACATTAATCTCAGAACTGGGGGGCCTATTTGCAGCCTCTCTCCATAATCAAAGGTTTTAATCAAATATTAAAGCACAAAAACTCAGAAATTATAATTAAGGTCCTTTCCCAAGGCACTTGCTGATCCCTCGTTTCCTCAAGCACTTGAAGAAAACACATTGAGATGTTTTTCTCACCTTCAAAAACTTGGAGAGGGAGGGTAATAAGCTGAAGTCTGATAAATTACGGAGTAAAAGCACTCGGGGTTACCAGTGTTGGGCAGGAATAATTCCACTGCTGGTTCCCTCCCATGTGGGACTCCCCAGACTCCTCCTTGCCCCAAGGGTGACTCAGTGATACCCCCTACCCCACCAGATAGCCTTCAAAGGAATGGTCTGTTATCAGGGCTGTGGACAGAGTTGATGGGGAGGCACTGGGGACAAACCCTTAAGTGCCTCCAGCTTTTCAGTGATGGGTCAGGGGAGCCCCCTCGATGTTTGGGTAACTCTCCTGTCTCCCCAAATAAAAGTGGTGTGTTAAGCTTCTCCCAAGAAATGGAACCAAAAGGATATACATagggagatttattttaaagaattagctCCCATGGTGGTGGAGGCGTGGCAAATCCGAAGTCAGATGGAGGGGAGGCTGCAGACTCAAGGGAGAGTTGCAGCTTGAGTCTGAAGGCCCGTCTGCTGGTGTATGTCCTTCTTGCTCGGGGTAGGTCAGTCTTCGTTTTATTTAGGACTTCGACTGATTGGACAAGGCCCAGCATGTTATAAAGAGTAATCTGCATTACTCAAAGTCCATGGATTTAAATGTCAATCTCATCCAGAGCACACCTTCACAGAATCTGCCAGAATAATATCTGGGCACCATGgcccagccaagctgacacattaaattaaccatcacaagtgGATAAAGGGCAGAGGAGAACAGGGGAAATGGTACTCCATCTTAAGAATTgcagcgtgggggtgggggtggagggagtcggcccagccaggcccagccaggccccaggctctggtcCTTTGCAGTCTGCCCCTTCAGCTGAGCCCATCTTCCCGACGAGTGCACGGAGCTCGTTTGCAGTTCCCACGGTCTTGACTGGTGTCCCACGCTCAGTGAATACATGCTCACATGTTGATACAACCCTTGAGAGGTTTACTAGCCTCTGGAACACAAACACTCCACTTGGTGAGTGGATACGGGTAAAAGGGTAGATTGCACTGAACGTGCCAGACATGCCAGGACCCAGCGTGCACTGCAAGTGTGAGCTCAGCCATGACAGCAAGGCTCGGTGTCTGCCGTGTGCAGACCTGACACTTcccacaggggtggggggtggtgagcCAGAGCTGGGCCATAGCCCCTCAGGACCCAGGACGGGCGCTGGGGCCCCAGGCCCTTCCTCTTGGTGAAACTACAGTTTCTGGATCCCTCCCTACAACTGCACTGGGATCCCAGACCTCcgttctgtgaccttggacaggtcacACCCTCCCAGGGCCTGCATTGGCTTTCTCGTGCATACTAAAGCCTAATCTCCCTGTCCACTTCTGAGCCAGAGTTTTCTGCTTGGGGAGGCAGCCTGGCCTTGGGTATTTGCACAGAGCGagccctctgctctgctgggTTCAGGGAGGCAGTGGACCGGAGTTCTGTTGGATAAAATCATCTTCAGGCTCTGTCTCCAGCTCAAAAGATTCTGAGTTTTACAGGCAAAACTCAACCGAGCTCAaacccagcctctgcctcctgccaggGGCACCCAGATGACACCCCAAAGAATGCAGAATTTATATAAGAGAGCAGATATTTGGGGGACcccaaagaagaacaaaattgtgTATAATGAAGTGAAAATGGCAGGCCCCAGAgtagcaggaggaggaggggatggaggtTTCGAAGACAGAACTCAGctgcccccttccttcctctcagccgtaggggacaggagggaggggagctTCTCAGCTCTGCTCCCCTGGACAGCACTGTGGGAGATGAGGCCCTATTGAGCCAACTCCAGAGGTTCAAGAGCAGGTTCAAGGTCAAGAGGCACCACTTTCATGCAAAAGGAAAGGCAAGAAAGACCCTTCCCAGCTGAAAGGTGTCCAAAACGTGACTACAGTGTCTGTCAGGAGATGAAAGTTTCCAGGTGGGAgttgggtgaggggagggaacTGACAGTTCCCTGGAAAAGCTCGTCCTAGAAAGTGTCAGGAGCTCAGCCGTGGCCTTGATTGGCGGACAAGGTGGTAGCCGGTTACCCCAGTGGGCTGAGGACTCAGGGATAGGACATGTAGCTTCCTTTGTTGAGTCCCAAGCCAACCTTCCAAGGGCCAAGGGAAGGATCTCAGAACTTCGAGCCTCCAGCTACTCCCTCTGGGCAAACCAGTGGCACattttgggcctcagtttctccacccaCAAGATGGTCAGCCTCCTCAGCCGCTCTTCCCTGGGAAGAAGTGAGCCTGAGTGAGAACCCGGATGTACCCCGTGGAGCAGAAGTGCTGGCTCGGGACTGAGCACTGGCTCAGAGTCACCATCTCTATGCCCCCGAGCTGAGCCGACTTGTCATgtcaccccagccctgcccccctccaaTCCTTCATCCTGTGCTTAGCCTACAAAGGGCTTTCTTCCCacccctcttgctctctccgCAACAGCAAGAAGCAGTTTCAGGGGGCATATCTGATACCCCCATTGCTCACTGACTTTGGCCGTGAGATCCCCCTTTTCAAAGCTGGTGGAGATTGGATTCTGGCTTATGCAGTGCAACAGATAGGACATTTCAAGAACAAGTAACAATTTTTATTCAAACTGCTTTAAACAATAGAAGT from Ursus arctos isolate Adak ecotype North America unplaced genomic scaffold, UrsArc2.0 scaffold_24, whole genome shotgun sequence encodes the following:
- the CACNG5 gene encoding voltage-dependent calcium channel gamma-5 subunit produces the protein MSGCGRKALTLLSSVFAVCGLGLLGIAVSTDYWLYLEEGVVLPQNQSMEIKMSLHSGLWRVCFLAGEERGRCFTIEYVMPVNSQLTSESTVNVLKMIRSATPFPLVSLFFMFIGFILSNIGHIRPHRTILAFVSGIFFILSGLSLVVGLVLYISSINDELLNRTKDAETYFNYKYGWSFAFAAISFLLTESAGVMSVYLFMKRYTAEDLYRPHPGFYRPRLSNCSDYSGQFLHPDAWVRGRSPSDISSDASLQMNSNYPALLKCPDYDQMSSSPC